Part of the Brevibacillus brevis genome is shown below.
CACACCATCCGCTTCGTTTCCGTGCAGCAGTTCCCGGCAGCTTCCGACGTCGGTGGCGACCACCGGCTTGCCTGCTGCCATCGCTTCCAGCACGGCAAGCGGCTGGCCTTCGCTGATGCTGGTCAGCACGATGACGTCCATCCGCCCGATGTACTGTTTGACGTCGACGCTGCCCGTGAATGTCAGGTCTTCCACCCCCAGCATGTCGACGAGCTCCAGGCATTCCCGATAATACTCGGGATCCTCATCGTATGGCCCCATGATTGTAAATGTGGCGTTCGGCACTTCGCGCTTTACCGCGTAAAAACTGTGGATCATCGTCTTAATGTCTTTGATGGGTACCACTCTGACAATGGCGCCGATGTGGATCGAGCCGTCATCCGGCTTTTTTCCGGGGAGATCGACATATTCGGGCGCTTTGATCCCGTTTGGCACGATGGCGATTTTGGATGCGGGGCAGCCGAGCTCCATCTGAATTTCCTTGTTTCGATGAAACAAGGTGACCACCTGATCTGCGCTCTCATACGCGCAATTGGCCAAACCGTAGAAATAGCGGATCCACAGATCTTTGAAATACCCTTTTACCCAATCCGCCTTGATTATTTCCTCTTCCCGCTCGCGCGAATAGATGCCATGCTCCGTGAGCAGCATCGGCTTTTGATACAGATACTTGCCGAGGCTGGCAATGACGCCGGCGTATCCCGTAGAAACCGAGTGATAGACATCCGCCTCCGGCAGCGTTTCACGGACGAGCTGCATGAACGGCAGGATCATCGAGCGCACGGTCCAAAACATTTCCCGAAACGGCAAGTGATCATATTGTTCTCTGCACAATTCGCTCAGGAGATCGAAATAATCGCGGCTCATCAAAAATTCCGTCGACGTCTCCCAGCGGTTGTCTCGCATCAGACGGAACAAGGTGTTCCAATCCATATCGTTCTTTCCTGACAGAAGTGACTTCAACGCGTCTCTCTCACCCTTGGCGAGCGAGAAGGAGCGGCCCCATCGACTTTCCTCCAGCAGAAAAGCGTCGAGGAACACCTCCCTGACCTCCCCGACATTGGCTGGAATCTCGTACCGAAACTTCCCCCTCGATTTCTCCTCAGCCCCGATGGCGAAAATCGTGAATTCGTGGTGCGGCATCGATTGAATCAACGCATGGATCCAACTGGAGACGCCACCGGTCACGTATGGATAAGATCCTTCCGCAACAATGCAAATCCTCATTTTTTCTCAGTCCATTCAATCGTGAAAGTTTCTTTCTCCGCCCGGACCAGATAGACCCCGTCGTCTATCTTGCGAACGTCGCAGTTTTCCGTCCGCGCGATCCGCTTGTCGGTTCGCAGCATAAAATACAGATCCCCCGTAAACCTGTTTACGTAGCCTTTCAATGCTTCTTCACGATGCTCGATTACCGGCTCGCTGATCAGGATCTTCTCTGCTTCCGCACTGGCTTCCGAGGCCGTCATGCTGCGGAGCCAGCTGTGGCGTTCTTTGACGAGCTTCAGATAATCCTCAAAATCTTTGTAGAGCTCTTTCCAGCTCGCATCCTGGCTTCGATTGTGGTCCAGCACGTCATCAGGATGGA
Proteins encoded:
- the pelF gene encoding GT4 family glycosyltransferase PelF; the protein is MRICIVAEGSYPYVTGGVSSWIHALIQSMPHHEFTIFAIGAEEKSRGKFRYEIPANVGEVREVFLDAFLLEESRWGRSFSLAKGERDALKSLLSGKNDMDWNTLFRLMRDNRWETSTEFLMSRDYFDLLSELCREQYDHLPFREMFWTVRSMILPFMQLVRETLPEADVYHSVSTGYAGVIASLGKYLYQKPMLLTEHGIYSREREEEIIKADWVKGYFKDLWIRYFYGLANCAYESADQVVTLFHRNKEIQMELGCPASKIAIVPNGIKAPEYVDLPGKKPDDGSIHIGAIVRVVPIKDIKTMIHSFYAVKREVPNATFTIMGPYDEDPEYYRECLELVDMLGVEDLTFTGSVDVKQYIGRMDVIVLTSISEGQPLAVLEAMAAGKPVVATDVGSCRELLHGNEADGVDGQAGLIAPVLDDKEIARAIITLCKNEGKRKEMGQIGFQRVLKGYTHEQFIHWYDSMYQSLLREGARE